The following is a genomic window from Desulfofarcimen acetoxidans DSM 771.
ATATAAAGGTTATAATTGTAATATTAAACAGCTTACGAATAATAATCCCTCCATTATAGATATATTTCAAAATACTTCCTCAATATAAATTAGCAAGGCTTGATCATTAGACAATTTCTATTATTTTAGCTCAATTTTACAAACATGTAAATAGAGAAAAAATGAGTAGCTAGTTCAGGAAAATCTTGATCAATGATACTTTGAATTAAAACAATACTGTCTAAATATACTTAAGAATTAAAGTTGTCAACAGATAAAAATTTGAAATTAAAATTGCTAAATTTTAAAAATCAGATCCACTAACCAACCATATCTTTTCGATATATCTTTATATTTGGAAGGAGAACCGTCAATGCTTTAAAAACGTCCCCAGTCACAACATCCCATCCCAACTCCCTCAAACGAAGAATTTCCAACTCCAATGTCTCCAAATTCACACTCCCCGCATTAGCCACAAATATCCTCCTATGCCGGGTAGCAGAAGAACCCTCTTCTGCCGTCAGCAATTCCTCAAACAGCTTCTCCCCCGGCCTAATCCCGGTAAATTTAATTTCACAATCCACTCCCGACAAATCAATAATACATTTAGCTAAATCCACAATCTTCACCGGCTCACCCATGTCCAGCACAAATATCTCCCCGCCCTGAGCCATAGCCCCAGCCTGAATCACTAACTGCACAGCCTCGGGTATAGTCATAAAGTACCTCTTCATTTCCGGGTGAGTAACAGTAACCGGCCCTCCCTGAGCAATCTGCCGCTTAAAGATAGGCACTACACTGCCATTGCTCCCCAAGACATTGCCAAACCGAACAGCCGCATAAACAGTATCACTTATACTGTTCATCTGCTGCAATATCAGCTCAGCCAAACGCTTGGTAGCCCCCATAACACTGGAAGGATTAACTGCTTTATCTGTTGAAAGCATAATAAAAACATCTGTTCCAACCCTGTCGGCTGCTTCTGCTAAATTCTTTGTACCCAAAACATTCGTCTTCACTGACTCATCAGGATGCAGCTCCATCAGAGGTACATGCTTATGCGCAGCAGCATGAAAAACCACTGACGGTCTATATTTCTTAAAAATCAAATTAATCTTTTGCCTGTCCCTTATATCAGCAATCACTATCTCAATAGGCAGATCGCTGCCATGCATTTCACGAAGCTCAAAGACTATATTATGTATGCTGTTCTCACCATGCCCCAAAACAACCAGAAGCTTGGGCTTAAACCTGACCACCTGCCTGCATAGCTCTGAACCAATCGAACCGCCGGCACCGGAAACCAAAACCACCCTATCTGTTAAATAACCGGCAATCTCGCTTAAATCTACCTCAACAGGCTCTCTGCCCAATAAATCTTCCACCTGAATATCGCGAATATGATTTACGGTCACTTGCCCGCTGATTAACTGGTAAACACCCGGCAATATCTTTAATTTTACCTGTGAATTGTGACACTTCTCGACAGTTTCCTTTATAACTTGTCCGGACACTGACGGCATAGCGATAATTACTTCTTTAATTCTGTATTTTTCGATAATCGACGGCAATTCTTCACGTTTCCCTAACACCGGTATGCCCAGGATAACCATACCCTGCTTACTTGCATCATCATCAATAAATCCTACCGGCAAATACTCACTGTTATGGTTCATTAATTCGCGAACCACCAGCACCCCGGCATCACCGGCACCAACTATAAGCGTTTTCCTTTTATCCAGTGGGCAGCCGGCCACGGCAAATTTCTTCTTCTGTACATATATTCTCCAGCACAACCTGGAACCGCCAATCAGAATAATACTAAAAGCCCAGGACATTAATACTACACTTCTGGGTAACGGGGTAAAAATAAAATATGTCAAAGCAATGACAACAAGTTTTCCTGTTGTAACCGCTTTTACTATAGTCACTAACTCACCTATGCTGGCATAGGCCCATACTCTTTGATAAAGGCCAAAAAAATAAAAAAAGACAAGCATAACAAGCGCACAAACCGGGGCAAAATTAATATAGTTAACTAAAGCCTTGCTTAATTCAGGCCAACTGGGGAAACGGATAAACAGTGAAACGAGCAAAGACATAATCACCAACAGAAAATCACAACACAGTAAAACCAGTAATCTTGCCTTACCACTCATTTAAATTCACCAAATCCTCTCTTAATAAAGCAAATTATACTAACAACAGTCATACTTTCATCTAAAGTTTTATTTACTTCATACACTCTTAAAATCCTGCAAAAGATTAAAAAATTGTTGTATATTTATGTTGTCTATTTATATAAATTCCACCTTGAAGCAAATTTTCCTGCATCCCGTCTCTGGTATTAATATCAAAATAATTAAGTTTAGATTAATTATTTATTAAAAATTCTCCGGTTTAAAAACGTTAAGGCAGGTGAAGGTCCCCTGCCTTTTGTTAACAAATAAATTAGAGTATTGTACAAGAATTCTTGCAAATCCCGGGGTTGTAGCGACCACGGTCCCGGAACCAATCTAATCTCCATATCCATCTGGATTACTTGACTGCCAGTTCCAAGAATCAGCACACATCTCCTCAATACCCCTTTGGGCAACCCAGCCAAGTTCTATCCTTGCTTTTGTCGGATCAGCATAGCAAATAGCTACATCACCGGCCCTTCTTTCTACCAGTAAATACGGCACCTTCCTGCCCGAGACATTTTCAAAGGACGCTACCATTTCAAGTACACTATAACCTTTTCCCGTACCCAAGTTATATGCATCAATGCCGCTGCCGGATATAATCTTCTCCAAAGCCTTCAGATGTCCATGGGCAAGATCCACAACATGAATGTAATCCCTTACTCCTGTGCCATCGGAAGTAGGATAGTCACTGCCGAACACTTTGAGTTCCTTTAGCTTACCTACCGCAACCAGTGTAATGTAGGGCATGAGGTTGTTAGGGATACCACTGGGATCCTCACCGATAAGCCCACTCTTGTGCGCACCTATGGGATTAAAATAGCGAAGAAGTGCAATACTCCAAGCTTTATCAGATGCATAAAGATCCTTTAGCAGTTCCTCTATCATCAGCTTAGTACGTCCATAGGGGTTGGTAGCCCCCAATAAGCAATCCTCAGCGATAGGCACACATCCGGGTATACCATATACTGTAGCCGATGAGCTAAACACCAAATTCCTCACACCGTATTTCTGCATAACCTGGCAAAGCACAAGAGTACCGGTAATATTATTGTGATAATAGCGCAGGGGAATTCGTACTGACTCACCTACTGCTTTAAGACCGGCAAAATGTATTACCGCCTCTATGCTATTCTCGGAAAAAACCTTCTCAACCCCTTCACTATCTAAAACATCAACCTCGTAAAACTTGACATGCTTGCCCGTTATCCAGTTCACACGTTTCAAAGACTCAGTCTTGCTGTTTGATAAATTATCTATCACTACAACTTCATAACCGGCATTGAGCAGTTCCACACACGTGTGACTACCGATATATCCTACTCCTCCCGTAACCAGTATCGCCATAAATTTAACCTCCAACAGATCTATTAACACCTGCAAAAATCGTATCAAACCTAACAATGACACACCTTCCAGACATTTACCTAAACTGAACCTCTATTAATA
Proteins encoded in this region:
- the galE gene encoding UDP-glucose 4-epimerase GalE, which produces MAILVTGGVGYIGSHTCVELLNAGYEVVVIDNLSNSKTESLKRVNWITGKHVKFYEVDVLDSEGVEKVFSENSIEAVIHFAGLKAVGESVRIPLRYYHNNITGTLVLCQVMQKYGVRNLVFSSSATVYGIPGCVPIAEDCLLGATNPYGRTKLMIEELLKDLYASDKAWSIALLRYFNPIGAHKSGLIGEDPSGIPNNLMPYITLVAVGKLKELKVFGSDYPTSDGTGVRDYIHVVDLAHGHLKALEKIISGSGIDAYNLGTGKGYSVLEMVASFENVSGRKVPYLLVERRAGDVAICYADPTKARIELGWVAQRGIEEMCADSWNWQSSNPDGYGD
- a CDS encoding polysaccharide biosynthesis protein — protein: MSGKARLLVLLCCDFLLVIMSLLVSLFIRFPSWPELSKALVNYINFAPVCALVMLVFFYFFGLYQRVWAYASIGELVTIVKAVTTGKLVVIALTYFIFTPLPRSVVLMSWAFSIILIGGSRLCWRIYVQKKKFAVAGCPLDKRKTLIVGAGDAGVLVVRELMNHNSEYLPVGFIDDDASKQGMVILGIPVLGKREELPSIIEKYRIKEVIIAMPSVSGQVIKETVEKCHNSQVKLKILPGVYQLISGQVTVNHIRDIQVEDLLGREPVEVDLSEIAGYLTDRVVLVSGAGGSIGSELCRQVVRFKPKLLVVLGHGENSIHNIVFELREMHGSDLPIEIVIADIRDRQKINLIFKKYRPSVVFHAAAHKHVPLMELHPDESVKTNVLGTKNLAEAADRVGTDVFIMLSTDKAVNPSSVMGATKRLAELILQQMNSISDTVYAAVRFGNVLGSNGSVVPIFKRQIAQGGPVTVTHPEMKRYFMTIPEAVQLVIQAGAMAQGGEIFVLDMGEPVKIVDLAKCIIDLSGVDCEIKFTGIRPGEKLFEELLTAEEGSSATRHRRIFVANAGSVNLETLELEILRLRELGWDVVTGDVFKALTVLLPNIKIYRKDMVG